The following are encoded together in the Leuconostoc mesenteroides subsp. mesenteroides ATCC 8293 genome:
- a CDS encoding PepSY domain-containing protein, whose translation MLKKWLTTVLLIIITLLLVTIAYLLYSNHNNINTSRSTDSSFDTSSSSKSSSNNDDLLSLAKIRSIFYKRYPNAAITSIELEKNLLSTHYDITGVDDNTEYTLKIHADTGKVITHNKEQLDADEKNGTAKNNEAIAFDNIISLDSAVNKAKDAAGDGSLNGWSLEKDDGRTYWEISLKDGNNNVAVKLDANSGQVIEKDEDD comes from the coding sequence TTGTTAAAAAAATGGTTAACTACTGTCTTGCTAATTATCATCACTTTGTTGTTGGTAACCATAGCATATTTACTATATTCAAATCACAACAATATTAATACTTCAAGAAGCACTGATTCTTCTTTCGATACCAGTTCTTCTAGTAAAAGCTCCTCCAATAATGATGATTTGCTTAGCTTGGCTAAAATAAGAAGTATATTTTATAAAAGATACCCTAACGCTGCCATCACATCAATTGAATTAGAAAAAAATCTATTGTCGACCCATTATGATATTACAGGTGTAGATGACAATACAGAATATACACTAAAAATTCATGCTGATACCGGTAAGGTTATTACTCACAACAAAGAACAATTGGATGCCGATGAAAAGAATGGCACTGCCAAAAATAATGAAGCTATAGCATTTGATAACATCATATCTTTAGATAGTGCCGTAAATAAAGCTAAGGATGCGGCCGGCGATGGCTCCTTAAATGGGTGGTCTTTGGAAAAAGATGATGGTCGTACTTATTGGGAAATTTCATTAAAAGACGGAAACAATAATGTAGCAGTTAAACTTGATGCCAATAGTGGTCAAGTGATAGAAAAAGACGAAGATGATTAA
- a CDS encoding LCP family protein — translation MEKNRDTNTPSATKSRMALFHSKKHSSFKLYIVLAAVIVLLSASGYAAYYFYSLNNTLSKSFSSTGLDSEKKATQLIQDKKPVSFLVLGTDIGTEGGFGTNRSRVGLTDSMMVVTVNPKNETTTLISIPRDIMTSISGFESSFPQKLNAAYAFKAASDNNVSLGDGVSTTIDTIQKMFNFPINYFAMVNMSGLGDVVEQLGGVQVKSPLTFTFSQETAHESGKDLYQFTEGSSTFKYAADGETFKSYSKMNGQAALAFSRMRYQDPKGDYGRTERQRLLLQQIISKVKKNPAQVVNLKFINSTTKNIASNLKSEDMLKLGTNYISASKHIVSYTVQGQGETFEGISYQRVTTAQRQAITNKVRSSLNLEAATTGNEFGSNITENNLAQVGTADQLYPENNTDENMQLREE, via the coding sequence ATGGAGAAAAATAGGGATACAAATACGCCATCAGCTACTAAAAGCCGCATGGCGTTATTTCATAGTAAAAAACATAGTTCATTTAAATTGTATATCGTTTTAGCAGCTGTCATTGTATTACTATCCGCTTCTGGTTATGCTGCATACTATTTCTATAGTTTAAATAACACACTTAGTAAATCATTTTCATCAACAGGTCTTGATTCTGAAAAAAAAGCCACACAATTAATTCAGGATAAAAAGCCAGTATCTTTCTTAGTTTTAGGAACAGATATTGGCACAGAGGGTGGCTTTGGCACGAATCGTAGTCGCGTAGGATTAACTGACTCTATGATGGTTGTAACTGTTAATCCAAAAAATGAAACAACTACTTTAATTTCTATTCCACGAGATATCATGACTTCCATTTCTGGGTTTGAAAGTAGTTTCCCTCAGAAATTAAATGCTGCCTATGCGTTTAAGGCAGCTTCTGATAATAATGTTTCGTTGGGGGACGGTGTAAGCACAACAATAGATACCATACAAAAAATGTTTAACTTTCCAATCAATTATTTCGCTATGGTCAATATGAGTGGACTTGGCGATGTTGTCGAACAACTTGGTGGCGTACAAGTCAAGTCACCCTTAACGTTCACCTTTAGCCAAGAAACTGCCCACGAAAGTGGCAAAGATCTGTATCAATTTACTGAGGGTTCTAGTACATTCAAATACGCTGCTGATGGTGAAACCTTTAAAAGCTATAGTAAAATGAATGGACAAGCAGCCTTAGCGTTTTCTCGAATGCGATATCAAGATCCAAAAGGTGATTATGGTCGAACTGAACGACAACGCTTATTATTGCAACAAATTATTAGTAAAGTTAAGAAAAATCCAGCTCAAGTAGTTAATTTAAAATTCATAAATTCGACGACTAAAAACATTGCTTCTAATCTAAAATCGGAAGATATGTTGAAATTAGGTACTAATTACATTAGTGCCTCAAAGCATATTGTTTCATATACTGTTCAAGGACAAGGTGAGACATTTGAAGGTATCTCATACCAACGTGTTACCACTGCACAGCGACAAGCAATAACAAATAAAGTTAGAAGCAGTTTGAACTTAGAAGCAGCTACAACTGGAAATGAATTTGGTAGTAATATTACAGAAAACAATTTAGCTCAAGTAGGTACCGCAGATCAATTGTATCCAGAAAACAATACTGACGAAAATATGCAGTTGCGTGAAGAGTAA
- a CDS encoding MarR family winged helix-turn-helix transcriptional regulator, with amino-acid sequence MTSIGKLFKIGQRNLVRDLDTLAVTHGVTGAQLSAIDFIADNKYVTQKDIEQEFHIKASSVATMIDRMVEKKMVARVPNEKDKRVNEIHLTASGAKINKIAKQIISSHDENILRPFSAGERKTIIKFLKYVAEDNSNHSLEGEKNGK; translated from the coding sequence ATGACATCTATAGGTAAATTATTCAAAATTGGGCAACGTAATCTTGTAAGAGATCTTGATACATTGGCCGTAACTCACGGGGTGACTGGTGCGCAATTGTCGGCAATTGACTTTATCGCTGACAATAAGTACGTCACACAAAAAGATATTGAACAAGAATTTCATATAAAAGCTTCATCTGTAGCAACTATGATAGACCGAATGGTAGAGAAAAAAATGGTTGCAAGAGTACCAAATGAAAAAGACAAAAGAGTTAATGAAATACACCTCACGGCGTCAGGAGCAAAAATTAATAAAATCGCTAAACAAATTATTAGCTCTCATGATGAAAATATTTTACGGCCTTTTTCAGCAGGTGAACGGAAAACTATAATTAAATTTTTAAAATATGTTGCAGAAGATAACAGCAATCACTCACTAGAAGGAGAAAAAAATGGAAAATAA
- a CDS encoding MFS transporter, producing MENKVSTKNAMAIIAVALVSFSGIMAETAMNVTFPVLTRYFSTSLNSIQWVTTAYLLSVTIMITTSAYLNKRYNTRYLWLASLIFFATGTLVGGLASNLPVLLIGRVLEGLAAGISMPLMFNLIVQLVPRSKIGVWMGIGSMVVSLAPSFGPTYGGALIDTLGWRSIFFILLIVPIISLLLGWRTIDNSKETQANVSFDVLAFGLLSVSLITALILINQLENGTVNILLLGVTIVSLTGFVIRSLTSKQTFLNIRLLSNSKFLFLLIPVVLYMFANLGINLLLPNYSQKILNTSSFWAGFSLLPGTLLGGILNPYFGHLYDKHGDKTPLLVGNTIFGISLLVMAYFTKNLGIIAFIIMYMIFTFGRNMAFSIGMTASIDELSRDKKTDATAILQSAQMFMGALGTTVAALYGAQKSGLAVGFQHFLWLLFFISLVIFIMFFARQKTGNK from the coding sequence ATGGAAAATAAAGTTTCAACTAAAAATGCAATGGCTATTATAGCAGTAGCGTTGGTTTCTTTTTCTGGCATTATGGCAGAAACGGCTATGAACGTTACATTTCCTGTTTTAACAAGGTATTTTAGCACATCGCTCAATTCGATACAGTGGGTAACGACCGCATACTTACTCTCTGTAACAATTATGATCACAACAAGTGCCTATCTGAATAAAAGGTATAATACCCGTTATTTATGGTTAGCCAGCCTTATTTTCTTTGCTACAGGAACTTTAGTGGGCGGGTTGGCCAGTAATTTACCAGTATTGTTAATTGGCCGTGTGTTAGAGGGTTTAGCAGCGGGTATATCAATGCCCCTAATGTTTAACTTGATCGTTCAACTAGTACCAAGATCGAAGATAGGCGTATGGATGGGTATCGGTTCTATGGTTGTCAGTTTAGCCCCTTCATTTGGTCCTACATACGGTGGTGCTTTGATTGATACTCTTGGTTGGCGATCAATATTTTTCATTCTTTTAATTGTGCCGATTATATCGTTGTTGTTGGGGTGGAGAACTATCGATAACAGTAAAGAAACACAAGCCAATGTTTCTTTTGACGTCCTTGCTTTCGGCTTATTATCTGTGTCATTAATTACGGCTTTGATATTAATTAATCAATTAGAAAATGGGACTGTCAATATATTACTTCTAGGGGTCACCATTGTTAGTTTAACAGGATTTGTAATTAGATCACTAACTTCAAAACAAACTTTTTTGAACATCAGATTACTCAGTAACAGTAAATTTCTATTCCTGCTAATTCCCGTTGTTTTATATATGTTTGCAAATTTGGGTATTAACCTTCTGCTGCCAAATTATTCGCAAAAAATCTTAAATACGTCAAGCTTTTGGGCAGGATTCTCTTTATTGCCTGGAACGTTACTAGGTGGGATCTTAAATCCTTATTTTGGCCATTTATATGATAAGCATGGAGATAAAACGCCACTTTTGGTAGGAAATACGATCTTTGGGATTAGTCTATTGGTCATGGCCTACTTCACTAAAAATCTTGGAATCATAGCGTTCATAATCATGTATATGATTTTCACATTTGGGCGTAATATGGCTTTTAGCATTGGAATGACAGCATCTATTGATGAATTGAGTAGAGATAAAAAGACGGATGCCACTGCTATTTTACAATCAGCGCAAATGTTTATGGGTGCATTAGGCACTACTGTTGCAGCTTTATATGGCGCACAAAAATCAGGCCTAGCTGTTGGGTTCCAACATTTCCTATGGTTGCTTTTCTTTATTTCACTTGTTATTTTCATTATGTTCTTTGCTCGACAAAAAACAGGGAACAAATGA